A genome region from Arachis duranensis cultivar V14167 chromosome 6, aradu.V14167.gnm2.J7QH, whole genome shotgun sequence includes the following:
- the LOC107494067 gene encoding LOW QUALITY PROTEIN: uncharacterized protein LOC107494067 (The sequence of the model RefSeq protein was modified relative to this genomic sequence to represent the inferred CDS: substituted 2 bases at 2 genomic stop codons) translates to MASEESFVVLVHHRGSIKRKTRSGVKFTDKDPLCIVITPTTSFDDLVRSVLMKLGLEDAKRVKKFFYRIPITVLQDTVKYDCFTISSDEDLQVMFLCRRQFPEVRTPELLAKLVDMVSSSGGSNRNTTTLATVAGSSSRPAVGSSSVPVYQPVVQPVASPSFAVDLNGSVGDEVGSRENLPNALLGIAPLGVGDRLLGDAEEDDVDPDMIDDDNGDEEGVSGHSVGFGARDAEGTAGLTEFQVGQQFQDKDQALLSVKTYSIQRGVQYKVIKSDYRRYVGKCSKFGNGCTWLIRLSLRQRKGIWEVKRYNGPHTCLATSISSDHRSLDYHVISVFIMSMVRADASVIIKLLLNATAAHFGFRPTYRRVWMAKQKAVALIYGDWDEYYNELPRWVLGVQLTMPGTVAVLRTSPVRVGGXVDESXAYFHRLFWTFPPCIEAFRHCKPLVSIDGTHLYGKYGGTLLIAIAQDGNSNILPVAFALVEGENAESWAFFLSHLRQHVTPQPGLLVISDRHNDIKAALEAPNGGWLPPSAYRAFCIRHVAANFALTFKGKDARSRITCNLNQVGSNY, encoded by the exons atggctagtgaggagagttttgtTGTTTTGGTTCACCACAGAGGATCCATTAAGAGGAAAACTCGTTCCGGAGTGAAGTTCACAGATAAGGATCCTCTCTGTATTGTCATTACTCCTACGACGAGCTTTGATGACCTTGTTAGATCTGTACTAATGAAGCTCGGTCTAGAAGATGCGAAGCGGGTTAAGAAATTTTTCTATCGCATTCCAATCACGGTGCTCCAGGATACCGTGAAGTATGATTGTTTCACGATTAGTAGCGATGAGGACTTGCAAGTAATGTTTCTTTGTCGGCGGCAGTTTCCGGAGGTGAGGACACCAGAGTTGTTGGCAAAGCTGGTTGATATGGTATCCAGCTCAGGGGGTTCGAACCGAAATACCACCACTTTAGCCACGGTAGCCGGTTCTAGTTCTCGGCCTGCCGTTGGTTCTTCCTCCGTCCCTGTGTACCAGCCAGTGGTCCAACCTGTCGCCTCCCCGTCTTTTGCTGTTGATCTCAACGGCAGCGTAGGCGACGAGGTAGGTTCAAGGGAAAATCTGCCGAACGCTTTACTGGGCATTGCACCGCTTGGGGTTGGAGACAGATTATTGGGTGATGCAGAGGAGGATGATGTCGATCCAGATATGATTGACGATGACAACGGCGATG AGGAGGGGGTTTCTGGGCACTCTGTTGGATTCGGAGCTAGAGATGCGGAAGGGACTGCTGGTCTGACAGAGTTCCAGGTTGGTCAGCAATTTCAGGATAAAGATCAGGCCCTTTTAAGTGTGAAGACTTACAGCATCCAGCGAGGGGTACAGTACAAGGTAATCAAGTCTGATTATCGTCGATATGTGGGCAAGTGTTCTAAGTTTgggaatgggtgcacatggttgattcgACTTAGTCTCCGGCAGCGGAAGGGCATTTGGGAGGTCAAACGATACAATGGACCTCACACTTGTCTTGCTACCTCCATCTCGAGTGACCACAGGAGTTTGGATTATCATGTGATATCGGTGTTCATTATGTCAATGGTTAGGGCTGATGCATCCGTCATCATCAAGTTGCTCCTGAATGCCACGGCAGCACACTTTGGATTTAGGCCGACTTACAGGAGGGTCTGGATGGCAAAGCAGAAGGCTGTTGCCCTCATCTACGGTGACTGGGATGAGTATTACAACGAGCTGCCCAGGTGGGTGTTGGGAGTCCAGTTGACGATGCCTGGTACTGTTGCAGTCCTAAGGACTAGCCCCGTTCGAGTTGGAGGATAGGTAGACGAGTCTTAAGCTTATTTTCACAGACTTTTCTGGACGTTTCCACCGTGCATCGAGGCATTCCGTCATTGCAAGCCGCTAGTCAGCATTGATGGCACCCATCTATATGGCAAGTACGGGGGAACGTTGCTCATCGCAATTGCACAGGACGGGAACTCCAACATTCTACCTGTTGCATTCGCACTAGTAGAGGGTGAGAATGCTGAGTCTTGGGCATTCTTTCTCTCCCACCTTCGTCAGCACGTGACACCGCAGCCGGGTCTGCTGGTTATATCGGACAGGCATAACGACATCAAGGCTGCGCTTGAGGCTCCTAACGGAGGTTGGTTACCTCCATCTGCATACCGTGCATTCTGCATTCGACACGTAGCTGCTAACTTTGCCCTTACCTTCAAGGGCAAAGACGCACGGAG
- the LOC107494066 gene encoding protein GL2-INTERACTING REPRESSOR 1, translated as MSRRNGPKLDLKLNLSPPRADRRRLESPARSTTASPTSPPSSCVSSELNQEDSSNNNNLRYSNSPEATSMVLVGCPRCLMYVMLSEDDPKCPKCKSTVLLDFLHDNTTNVRKN; from the coding sequence ATGAGTCGCAGGAACGGTCCGAAGCTCGACCTGAAGCTGAACCTCTCTCCTCCAAGGGCAGACCGGAGGAGGCTGGAGTCTCCGGCACGGTCGACAACGGCATCTCCGACGTCGCCGCCGAGCTCATGCGTTTCCTCTGAGCTCAACCAAGAagacagcagcaacaacaacaaccttCGATACTCCAACAGCCCTGAAGCAACATCAATGGTTCTCGTAGGATGCCCTCGCTGCCTCATGTACGTGATGCTCTCCGAAGATGACCCCAAGTGCCCCAAATGCAAGAGCACCGTCTTACTCGATTTCCTCCATGACAACACCACCAACGTTAGGAAGAATTAG